From one Lolium rigidum isolate FL_2022 chromosome 4, APGP_CSIRO_Lrig_0.1, whole genome shotgun sequence genomic stretch:
- the LOC124707526 gene encoding LOW QUALITY PROTEIN: protein transport protein sec24-like (The sequence of the model RefSeq protein was modified relative to this genomic sequence to represent the inferred CDS: inserted 1 base in 1 codon): MAVRATLSRFPVTQDALDACGVQWGISVTPFAAADERGQPPAAADRGDRLPRCERCWAYFNTYCDVERWGWACALCGTLNGFDDDAARRYQRAEERPELSASFVDFEIPVDEVDGLPARPVYVAAVDLACSEEFLELIKSALLAALEALIPGSLFGLMTFSHKIGLYDVQGPIPVVKNVFIPPDSEEDGPPVALEDAMPLLSFLAPVDTCKERIAAALETLRPTSSWXRGAASGQEADTVLLGGRGFGTAMSSLIDYLSSEYGSTFALARVFAFLSGAPDYGDGQLDTRRYGEQYASRGEDADLALLPEQIPFYKDLAAVAVQAGVCVDIFAVTDEYTDLASLKFLSIESGGSLFLYANADDSTLPQDIYRLLSRPYAFGCVLRLRTSSDFEPGRSYGHFFPDPQYENVQHIICCDSFATYAYDFNFTHADGFSRHTEPAVVQIAFQYSVVEPVEEVSGNDPQSYPSYKFFLKRRLRIRTLQYRPAKDINEMYDSVDPEAVLHILVHKVILVSLENGVREGRHSVHDWLAILITRYNDVLRSDARTPESHIDIDFSQFPQLQMLPQFVFAMLRSPLLRLHEEGIHPDYRIYLQCLFSALEPSSLAKAIYPVLTSYSSPNKQAFPRHTLSRAALTMSESPIFLLDAFTNLVVYYSSAADPSLPFPPPHDCLLRTTINALKQDRCLTPKLTFVRGGEDDSSLFENYLIEEQDVDGSGFTTGKGFISFRESIRNEVAEILKEESGS, translated from the exons ATGGCGGTGCGCGCGACGCTCTCCCGCTTCCCCGTGACGCAGGACGCGCTGGACGCGTGCGGGGTCCAGTGGGGCATCTCCGTCACGcccttcgccgccgccgacgagcgcggccagccgccggccgccgccgaccgcGGCGACCGCCTCCCGCGCTGCGAGCGCTGCTGGGCCTACTTCAACACCTACTGCGACGTCGAGCGCTGGGGCTGGGCCTGCGCGCTCTGCGGCACCCTCAACGGCTTCGACGACGACGCCGCGCGCCGCTACCAGCGCGCGGAGGAGCGACCCGAGCTCAGCGCCTCCTTCGTCGACTTCGAGATCCCAG TGGACGAGGTGGATGGCCTGCCGGCGCGGCCTGTCTATGTGGCGGCGGTGGATCTTGCTT GTTCTGAAGAGTTCCTGGAACTCATCAAGAGTGCGCTTCTGGCAGCCCTAGAAG CTCTGATTCCAGGCTCCCTTTTTGGGCTTATGACATTCAGCCACAAGATTGGCCTGTATGATGTACAAGGTCCAATTCCCGTTGTCAAAAATGTGTTCATCCCTCCAGACTCTGAAGAAGATGGACCACCTGTTGCCCTTGAAGATGCCATGCCCCTACTTTCGTTTTTGGCCCCT GTCGATACATGCAAGGAACGAATTGCCGCTGCCCTGGAGACATTACGACCTACATCTTCGT AGAGAGGCGCTGCTTCCGGGCAGGAAGCAGATACTGTTTTGCTTGGTGGGCGAGGTTTCGGAACAGCCATGTCTTCTCTAATTGACTACCTAAGTTCAGAGTATGGTTCTACTTTTGCTTTGG CTAGGGTATTTGCTTTTCTGTCTGGTGCTCCTGATTATGGAGACGGTCAACTAGATACTAGGAGATATGGTGAGCAATATGCTAGCAGAGGGGAAGATGCTGACCTTGCGTTGCTCCCTGAGCAGATACCTTTCTATAAAGATCTA GCAGCTGTTGCTGTTCAAGCAGGAGTATGTGTAGACATATTTGCTGTAACTGATGAATATACTGATTTGGCTTCGTTGAAGTTTTTAAGTATCGAAAGTGGTGGCTCGTTATTTCTCTATGCAAATGCCGATGATTCAACACTTCCTCAGGACAT ATATCGCCTGTTGAGTCGACCCTATGCATTTGGTTGTGTTCTAAGGCTTAGAACATCTTCTGATTTTGAACCTGGCCGCTCT TATGGTCATTTCTTTCCTGATCCGCAATATGAAAATGTGCAACATATTATCTGCTGTGATTCTTTTGCTACTTATGCCTATGACTTCAACTTTACCCATGCCGATGGCTTCTCCAG GCACACAGAACCTGCTGTTGTACAAATTGCGTTTCAGTACAGTGTTGTTGAGCCTGTGGAGGAGGTATCAGGGAATGACCCACAGTCATATCCAAG CTACAAGTTTTTTCTGAAGAGAAGGTTGAGAATAAGGACATTGCAGTATCGACCGGCTAAGGATATCAATGAGATGTATGACAGTGTTGATCCAGAGGCTGTCCTACATATCCTTGTTCATAAG GTTATTTTAGTTTCATTGGAAAATGGGGTTAGAGAAGGCAGACATTCGGTGCATGATTGGCTGGCTATCCTTATAACCCGGTATAATGATGTGTTGAGATCTGATGCACGAACTCCAGAATCACACATTGATATAGACTTCTCACAATTCCCGCAGCTGCAAATGTTGCCTCAGTTTGTGTTTGCTATGTTGAGGAGCCCCCTTCTTCGCTTGCATGAAGAAGGCATCCACCCAGATTACAGGATATATCTACAATGTCTTTTCAG TGCACTGGAGCCATCTTCTCTAGCAAAAGCTATATATCCAGTTTTAACTTCATACTCCTCACCTAACAAGCAAGCATTCCCACGGCACACTTTGAGCCGTGCTGCTCTAACAATGAGCGAGAGCCCGATATTTCTTCTGGATGCATTTACCAACCTTGTCGTTTATTATTCATCCGCTGCTGATCCTTCACTTCCTTTTCCTCCACCCCATGACT GTCTGTTGAGAACAACGATTAATGCGCTGAAGCAGGACAGGTGTTTAACACCAAAACTGACATTTGTCCGTGGAGGAGAAGATGATTCATCATTGTTTGAGAACTATCTTATTGAAGAGCAAGATGTTGATGGTTCAGGGTTTACAACTGGTAAAGGGTTCATATCGTTCCGTGAGAGTATAAGGAATGAAGTAGCCGAAATCCTCAAGGAAGAAAGTGGCAGCTAG